In Aedes albopictus strain Foshan chromosome 3, AalbF5, whole genome shotgun sequence, the genomic window ATAGCCCCGTGCCAAGACGATTGCACGCAAGCTTATCAGGCATTCTTGTGCTACTACCACCAATATGGTAACCTCAAGAGCTCCGAAGAATACATTCCGCTGCCACAGTTGGACGCTGTTCAAGCTGCTGTTGATTGCATGCTTATTTTGCGTACACCGAAGGAATTGCTTGAGCAATATGCTCAGGGAGTGTTTCCGGAAGTTCCTGAAACTCAATGTCTGTACAGATGCCAGTATCTGGCTGAAGGGCTTTATGATGGGGTTACTTTCAACTTGACTCGTAAATACATTCGCGAGTATGCTGTGCCTACACCGCAGATCAAGGACCCAGCAACGCAAGTTTGTGTGGATTCCGCTCTTGGTGCCCCTAATTGTAATGAATGTGCTCGATTCTGGACTGGCCATGCCTGCATGAAGGATTATGGTGTAGCAAACCATTCGGCTGGATACTTCCAGGTGGCTGCTGGGCTTGTTCTTGCTCAGAGAACATGCTTAGATGAAGACTTGAACCCTCGTTACAATGCCGGCGGCCCTGCACCACCAGCTCCTACTCCAGCTCCGACGCCAGCTCCTTCCTCAGCTCCGACGCCAGCTCCAGCTCCGGCCCCCACTCCTGGTTGCATGTACAACTGTGGTTCAtaattgttaaacttttgaaacatAGGAAATTGTTTGTTTCTATGATGTCAACGATGATGATTAATAAATATCTTGTTATGAATCCCAAATGATAAACTAGTAATTTATCCAGCGATGCCGTTTGAGAAACTTacattttgcaatttctcatcgtcaACATCGACAACACTATTAGCAAAGACATTAGACGGTGAACGATATCCATGATTTGTAAGTATAGATTCTAAGATATTGTACAAAACAACATTTAAAATAAACCCTCCCCCcagttcccctgaagaaggcatcaacaattgccgaaacgtagggacgagtcCTAAAGGGAcgttctagagaactttagactgcaaagccgaactcccatcatttcgttagaagttatgatacttatagatacacttttttttttatatgttacgaaaaatttcctgaattttctgataaaaatataaaaccagggtaccgaGACCATGGAAAcgtgcatattttatagtactctttacatgtTAGCCCTTTTAACGTGTTTttaaatagctttcaaacaaaaaaactaggggtgggtaatgtctgagacataaccgcaagctTGACGTAGGACAACTTTTAGCGTGTAATAAACTTttttgaagcttctaccctatctgGTGAATGCGCAGCTATCTAGCAACAGCAAGGGTGTCTGGACGTCATTTCCGTTACGGTCGAGGATCTTGACTTCCGTGTTTGTGCGTACGAACATTGCAGATTTGAAAGAAAATTCTCAGTTGTTAATAGTTGTTTAAGTGATGATTAAACGCTGAGCTGAGAGACAGGCTCCGTTTCAGTTTGGATTTCTGCCAAGAAGAACAAAAAGAAGTAGAAAAAGAAGTAGAGAAGAAATAGAAGAAGTGTCAAGAACAGAAATGAAAATATTTGGATCTGGAATTCTCCAATAACTCTTGTGGACTATTtttggtggtcctgaaaaggaccgtttggtgtTTGGTGGTTCTGATGTTCCTGGGAAGGTTCTTGTGCTACCGATGATTGTTAGCGACCAGGTGTTGTTTGTGGTGAGCATTTGCTGTGTATCGTATCGAATAACGTTGCATTCCGGGCTCCGGTTTCTTGAGCGTAGCGATGTATTTCCTGTAGATTAGATGTTTGATGGTTCGGGCACTTCTACTGCGAGCACAGATAAAATTGGACGGTGATAAGAAAAATAAGAGCAATAGCGTCTACACTCTGCGCTAATATTTTTAATAAAGGTTAAATCAATACACGAACCACCTAGTGTGGTTGCTTCGTTATGAGGATTagctaatgttaaatttaaatgcttcttcatgaagttaaggaaatcaaaattttcttgtTTGGAAACGTCAATATTAAAGTCTCCAGTGACAACCATTGGTGTGTCCAGTCTAACATATCTGAACAATTTCCGCGTCATGAACAACTTCGTATTTCTTATGGTTGTTCCTGGTGAAATGTAAACCGACATCAGAAGTACTTCGGTTCCCATAACATTAACCTTTGCTGCACATATGTCTCCATAGTTGATCACTTCGGCAAACGTCTCGTCTCGATCCTCACCGAGTTGCTTGATGGGATGCGGAACAGCCACGGTTGATGCCGTTTCTTTCTGATAGATCGCGACTCCAGCCGCTCTCATACCCATTCGCTTGCACTGGGTGATGCGCTTATATCCATCAATCTCTATTAGAGAGGTAGCATCCATCCAGGTTTCATTCAGAGCGAGAAATTCTACGCTTGAAAGGATTCGATCAGTCGCTATGTCCTGCGCGTGAgcgttcaaactctgtacattgaGGCTCATCAATGTGCATGCAGAGCCGCTGTTTTCAACTACTTCACTCAGTTCATCTCCTAGTGTACGCAGTCGGTGATTACTCAAACGCAACAACTCGTTCCTTAAATCCACCATCTTTGGTGAGTTGCTACCCTTAGCATGATGAAATTTAAACGAGTTTGCGGTGTTCGTCAAGTAAAGGCCTTGAAGCGTCGTAACACGTGACAAGCCAACGTACACCAATTGCTGATCTTGACTCTTGTCATAATCATACACGACCTCGGAGAAAGTGCCACCTTGCGACTTATGAACTGTTAACGCACAGGCACTAACCACCGGAAACTGTATGCGTTTGCATTTAATGATGCTGCTTAGCTTTATGTTACCTGAACGCTTTGCAATAGGAGTCCAATCGGGTTGCAGAATTCCTGGTCTTGAATAGACAGTTGGTCGCGATTTGATCCTCAACGCAGCACCTATCGTCTCGTTGTCGTACTTGAACCATAGTTTCACAACTGAGCCGTCTTCATCCTTTTCAATATATTTCAGCTCACCTATCGCACCATTCACTACGCCATCTTCTACATCGACGTTGGTTGTAATCATGTATGGCATACCAACGGAAAGGCGTAGCAAATACGGTAACCCACCGGTTTCCACGACGCTCATCTTGTAGAGCTTGATGCGAGAGCTTGCCAGTTGACCAGCGTCCTTGTATCCCGCGAAAACGTCATCCGCTATACAGTCCAGAGCATCCTGATTATGCAGTACTTCGTTGTTGTATGCTTCAACATCCGCATTCCGATGATAAAGCCTTATTGCTCCTGGTGCGTTTTGTTTACACCACTCTACAGTACGGAACCGACTTTCAATCAGTTTGGTCTCCTCAGCAGTCATTTGCTGGCCATTACCAATCTTAGTGAGTATACTGGAGAACTCTACATCTGTCTGCCGCATCACCTTAACAAGCGGTAAGAAATCCAATGCTTGCCAAAGAACAGCACCGTGAAAGGAATTACCTGTAGGCTTGTAAACAGGCCTTGCATTGACGGGTGGCAATTGTCGCAAGTCTCCACAGAATACGATGTTAATTCCGCCAAATGGATCATCATAATTGCCACTAATGTCCTGAAGACGCGCATGAATGGTGTTGAGAATATCCGCACCAATCATACTAACTTCATCGATTATGACCGCCTTAATGTTTGCAAAAGCATTGCGGTACAACTGCAGCATCTCAAAGCTGAGTTTCGAATTGGCTCGCCTTGACATAGTGATCCGAAACGCTGAATGAACGGTTGTTCCTCCTATAGCAACGGCTGCTTTTCCGGTGGAAGCACACGCCACATAGGCGTTCTTCTGCGCGTTGTGGGCTTGACTGTAGCGATTTATCGTCTCCATTAAAATGCGCAGAGTGAATGTTTTACCGCACCCAGCAGGTCCAGTAAAGAAAATCTGCATCGGCTTGCTGCTTTCATCGTAACTGTGCAAACTGTGGATCATTTGCAGGATGAGGTCGCGCTGCTCAGCATTGGTTGTCCGCACCATTGCACAGTAATCTTCTTTCGACATGACATTAGTACGTTGCCTGATGACAGCATTCAGTGCTCCTGTGGGCAAATGTTCAATATCGTCGTTGTTGGGCTCCATGATGATCGTTCGCACAAATTCATCATTCTTCTCTGTAGCGGCATTCTCCTGCTCACCAACCTCTTCGTTCTCACAAGTACGAAGGTATTCCTCTACAGTCTGTTCCAAGTTCAGCTCGCAGTCATATTCCCTTCGTTTTCTCAAGAGATCTGCCTCGTTCATATCATAAAGCTGAAGAAACTTGTTGCCATCCAGAATGTCGCAGACTTCGCTTCTGAATGGCCAAAACAAAAGTACCGATTCACGCTTGTACTCAGCCAACTCGTTCATGCTGTAGCCACGCCATCTCAATATTCGTGGAACATTCCGGATAGTGTAGGTGTTAGTACCTCTTCTTTGAGTGTACCGTGCTGCGAAATCAGCTAAACACACATCTTCTAAGCCATCGCGCTCTTCGTATTTCTGGATAATGTTCTTGGTCCACACATCAGTCGAATCCTCATCGATTTCCTCTTCATCCATCTGCCTGTACTGTTTCCTAGATCTTATCCTTTCATGAGGCCACATCGTTGGTAAGAATTGAACTTTCCTGCTGGCTTCAGACATAGGCAATCGCAGAAGTACCCATGCAGCTTCCTGGGCACACATCTCCACAGAGTTCAGCATTTTCAAACTAACCTTCTTCAGCAAAGCCGTGTAATCTTGGTCCGGATACTGCTCTTGCAGAGCGATAAGCTCTCGATGCAATCCACTTATACCGCGGTTGGACTTGTTGACATAGTCAACCAAGTAACACGCACATGAGTACACGTCGAGGATGAACTGCAAATCCATGTTAGAACGAAGCTTTTGAGCAATCCATGGGTTGAAAGGATTCGTCCATAGCTCATTCATCACTCGCTTCAGGAAGATCGTTGGTCGCTTAATCGAAGAACGCAGAACATCAAGGTAGTACTCGTATGTACATTTACAGtcgtctagaaactcctctaacgTGTCAAATGCCTTGGTTTCCAAAATTTGTCTCATTTCCGAGGCACGCTTCCTCAATTGATCACGGCGACTATCATCAGCGGTGAGAGGAATCAGTGTTCGCTCTTCGTCCATTGGCCAGTACGGTATGTTAAACCTGCAACGCTTTTCATTACGTTTGTAGCAAGTACGCGTGTGGTCATGAATCTGCTTCTTGATCGTTTCTGGCAAATGCACAGCGCTGATGGAACTAACTTTCCTAATAAGTTCCATTGTAGCAGGCATATCTTCAGAAACAGTTTCGTTAGGATCGTTTGCGAGCCAAAGCATGATATGTGCATGTGGGCTGCCGCGATGCTGAAACTCGATGCGCTTGAAGGAGTCCACGACGTAATGCTTTCCCAACGGGCTGAACCTTGGTGAAGAAAGGATCGTCATGAGAACATCGACAAGCTTGTTGAAGTACAAGCAGCACGTGACGGCATCGTCATTGACCAGCGTTGCTCGCTGTAGAGCACTCAGCTCCTGCAGCGGGTCCGTTAAAGCAATGCCGTTATACTCACTGGAGAGTTTGTGTAGCTGCTTCAACAAAAGAGGCCATTGAGTTTCACTGGCGCTCAGAGTCAGGAACATTGTTGGCTTCCCCAACTGTCGTATCATGGCGAAAAGGTCCTGTTTCCTTTGATACCAATATTGCACTGAATTTGGTATCGACTTCATAAACGACAGGTTCCGTTCCATAAGACCTTCCACGAAAGCTCGGTCGTTGAGCTGTCCTCGCGTTATGTTCGCGGTTCCCATGCTTTTGAAGACATGCTGTAACCCTTCGGTAACTCGAAGACGCAGAATCTTCATAGCCATGTACAGCAAATGGTTGGGCTTGGCTCCTCGCCTATCACTCCGTCTCAGCTCACTAGT contains:
- the LOC109411823 gene encoding uncharacterized protein LOC109411823, translating into MNYAISFGSPTAEIVHFLHRSTNSVLMNIIVALFIVAIAATASAVYYPPSVPVDVEESHFAYQLKSFRQELDECAEYLQVSPASVENLVAYNYVTDDPSLKCLIRCAGINAGWWSVGGNNSGLHGPVIESYFAPGCGDTCYVKRTQDCVSANIAPCQDDCTQAYQAFLCYYHQYGNLKSSEEYIPLPQLDAVQAAVDCMLILRTPKELLEQYAQGVFPEVPETQCLYRCQYLAEGLYDGVTFNLTRKYIREYAVPTPQIKDPATQVCVDSALGAPNCNECARFWTGHACMKDYGVANHSAGYFQVAAGLVLAQRTCLDEDLNPRYNAGGPAPPAPTPAPTPAPSSAPTPAPAPAPTPGCMYNCGS